Proteins found in one Quercus robur chromosome 2, dhQueRobu3.1, whole genome shotgun sequence genomic segment:
- the LOC126696954 gene encoding uncharacterized protein LOC126696954, which yields MSGGPLRHNQSLHCQYHQEKGHTTEDCRTLWNHLEQLVKEGKLQQFLYWPNGQKDQSRSGARGNTPSRHLLGTINVIFAAPGRIGSHPSRVMSVARLPPEDSHSESKRARMEVRPLLSFSDEDKIGTIQPHDDALVVTLRIRGYGVKRPEDLTVYDSPLVSFDGKVVIPKGQIRMLIQASSEVVEVDFIVINIYSPYTAIMAKPWLHTLGAISSTLHQKMKYSSGDWIEELVGDQSMARQCFVSAILH from the exons ATGAGTGGAGGCCCTTTGAGGCATAACCAAAGCCTTCACTGCCAATACCACCAAGAGAAGGGACATACCACCGAGGACTGTAGAACACTGTGGAACCATCTGGAGCAACTGGTCAAGGAAGGGAAGTTGCAACAATTTCTGTACTGGCCCAATGGACAAAAGGACCAATCAAGGTCAGGGGCTCGAGGGAATACTCCTTCAAGGCACCTACTAGGTACCATCAATGTCATTTTTGCTGCGCCTGGGAGAATTGGTTCTCACCCTTCCAGGGTAATGTCTGTAGCTAGGCTACCACCTGAAGACTCTCACTCCGAGTCAAAGAGAGCTAGGATGGAGGTCCGACCATTGCTGAGTTTCTCAGACGAAGACAAGATTGGAACTATCCAACCACATGATGACGCTTTGGTGGTTACCCTCAGAATAAGGGGGTATGGCGTTAAGAGA CCTGAAGATCTGACAGTCTATGATTCACCTTTGGTAAGTTTTGATGGGAAAGTTGTTATTCCAAAGGGCCAAATTAGGATGCTCATTCAAGCTAGCTCAGAGGTGGTGGAAGTAGACTTCATTGTGATAAACAtatactccccctacacagccATTATGGCCAAACCATGGCTCCATACCCTAGGAGCTATTTCTTCAACTCTGCATCAGAAGATGAAGTATTCGTCAGGAGACTGGATTGAAGAGTTAGTAGGGGATCAATCAATGGCTAGGCAATGCTTTGTGTCTGCAATTTTGCATTAG
- the LOC126713130 gene encoding patellin-3-like → MAEEQHQKPAPEVAASSTVVEEVVEVIPPEKPITENEPAPAPAPEPEPEAPEKPVTFEELVEGEKATSIEEKEKTKPSEEAVNVAQSDSFKEESYVVGELPDLQKKALDELKQLIQDALNKHEFTAPPPPPPPPKEEEKKEEKKEEKEKSPVAAEEVKEESKTEEVKEESKTEEVKEEASKLKEEVAEAKKEEEEEKELIALVTPKVEQEASSSITIEAKVEEEEEKVTPPPPPPTEEVVAVVVEKETSIVDEDGAKTVEEIKETIVEVSAPPPPPTTETEEPKEEVTPPPAPEEVSIWGIPLLQDERSDVILLKFLRARDYKVKDAFTMIKNTVRWRKEFEIDALLEQDHGNDWDKVAFTHGYDKKGHPVCYNAFSEFQNKDLYQNTFSTDEKRQKFLKWRIQFLEKSIRKLDFSPTGISSFVQVNDFKNSFGIGKRELWQATKLAVQLLQDNYPEFLAKQVFINVPWWYLAYNRMISPFLTQRTKSKFVFAGPSKSAETLFKYIAPEQVPVQYGGLKREDEQEFTTEDPVTEYTIKPSSKETIEFPNTETGMLVWEVRVVGWDVSYGAEFVPDEEGGYTVIVQKSRKIAPTDETVISNSFKVGGPGKVVLTFDNQTSKKKKLLYRSKTKPSSD, encoded by the exons atggCTGAGGAACAGCATCAAAAGCCAGCGCCAGAAGTAGCAGCCTCATCAACGGTAGTGGAGGAGGTGGTGGAAGTGATCCCACCTGAGAAACCCATCACAGAAAATGAACCAGCTCCAGCACCAGCACCAGAGCCGGAGCCAGAAGCACCGGAAAAGCCTGTTACTTTTGAAGAATTGGTGGAGGGAGAAAAAGCCACTTCGAtagaggaaaaggaaaaaaccaAACCGTCAGAAGAAGCAGTTAATGTTGCCCAATCGGATTCTTTCAAGGAAGAAAGCTATGTAGTTGGGGAGCTCCCTGATTTACAAAAGAAGGCACTTGATGAGCTGAAACAGCTCATCCAAGATGCCCTTAACAAGCACGAGTTCACtgctccaccaccaccaccaccaccacctaaagaagaagagaaaaaggaagagaagaaagaggagAAGGAAAAGTCTCCTGTTGCTGCTGAAGAAGTGAAAGAAGAATCAAAGACTGAAGAAGTGAAAGAAGAATCAAAAACTGAAGAAGTGAAAGAAGAGGCTTCAAAATTGAAGGAAGAAGTGGCGGaagccaaaaaagaagaagaagaagaaaaagagttgaTTGCTTTAGTGACTCCTAAAGTGGAACAAGAAGCCTCGTCCTCGATTACGATTGAAGcaaaagtagaagaagaagaagagaaggttacaccaccaccaccaccacccactgAAGaggttgttgctgttgttgtggAAAAGGAGACCTCTATTGTCGATGAGGATGGTGCGAAGACTGTTGAGGAAATCAAAGAGACCATAGTGGAAGTCTCGGCTCCTCCTCCTCCGCCCACAACAGAAACAGAGGAACCTAAAGAAGAAGTCACTCCTCCTCCAGCTCCCGAAGAAGTCTCAATCTGGGGAATCCCGCTTCTTCAGGACGAGAGAAGCGATGTAATTCTCTTGAAATTCCTTAGAGCCAGGGATTACAAGGTGAAGGATGCATTCACTATGATAAAGAACACGGTCCGTTGGCGCAAGGAATTCGAAATTGATGCTCTTCTTGAGCAAGACCATGGTAATGATTGGGACAAGGTGGCTTTCACTCATGGATATGACAAAAAAGGCCATCCTGTTTGCTACAACGCCTTCAGTGAGTTCCAGAACAAGGATTTGTATCAGAATACTTTCTCAACTGATGAGAAGCGCCAGAAGTTCCTTAAATGGAGGATTCAGTTCTTGGAGAAGAGTATTAGGAAGCTTGACTTCAGTCCTACTGGCATCTCTTCCTTTGTTCAGGTCAATGATTTCAAAAACTCCTTTGGAATTGGCAAGAGGGAGCTCTGGCAGGCCACCAAGTTGGCTGTTCAATTGCTTCAGGATAACTACCCTGAGTTCCTAGCTAAACAG GTGTTTATCAACGTTCCATGGTGGTACCTTGCTTATAATAGAATGATTAGTCCATTCCTGACACAAAGGACCAAGAGCAAGTTTGTATTTGCAGGCCCATCAAAGTCTGCTGAAACACTTTTCAA ATATATAGCTCCTGAGCAAGTGCCAGTTCAGTATGGTGGGCTGAAGAGGGAGGATGAACAAGAATTCACCACTGAAGACCCTGTTACCGAGTATACAATCAAACCATCATCTAAAGAGACCATTGAATTCCCTAATACTGAG ACTGGCATGCTGGTTTGGGAAGTCAGAGTTGTTGGTTGGGATGTCAGCTATGGAGCTGAATTTGTGCCGGACGAGGAGGGCGGGTACACTGTGATTGTACAGAAGTCAAGGAAGATTGCCCCAACTGATGAAACAGTGATCTCTAACAGCTTCAAAGTAGGAGGGCCTGGTAAAGTGGTGCTTACCTTTGATAACCAAACctccaagaagaagaagctccTCTACAGGTCCAAGACCAAACCATCGTCAGATTAA